agcCATCCAGTGCAGCTTGATCTCAAAGGCAGAGTTAAGGGAGAAGTTGCCATGGTAATAACAGCTGCACCATTCAGTTCGATCGCTGCGATTGTTGACGTCCACATCCAGCGTGACCGTCTTCTGTTCTGGGACTGTAGCagctggaggacagacagaggacagagggaggtggacaggcagacagacaggaagccaagggagcaacagaagaagaagtagatGGCATGATGGGTAGGCGGTCAGAAGAGTGAGGGCAGAGAGGTGCAGAGAGGCGGAGAGAGCTGGATGGAGGGAGCAGACTGAGGCTGAGACTGGTATGCTGATATATTTCTAAGAACCTGATGTGAGAACTGTGAGCTTCATTATGATAAAAGGGACAAAACTATGATCTCACAAATCTCACAGGGATCCTTGCATGCTAACTATATAGTATGCCTGACTTGTCAATATGATATAGTATAtctttttttagcttttaaATATTTGCTTGCCTTGGTTGGACTGCTTTAACTTGTTTACAATACTCTCAGCATATGTGCAGCTCATGTGGCAGAATAACAGCAGATGGTGCTGTGAGACAAATGATGTCTTTATATTAAGTTGCTAACTAgttcatgaaataaaaaaagcagcttcagcagcagactgctgctgccccgctgctctaaggaacggtacaggaagtccttcctgccgtccgccatcagactctatagctctgtgactgtcagagctgtgctcactaactgggactaaagcatcatcacaggtgcatttcaaactcctcagttacattaactgtgtttttatgcttctatCTTCCCcctttgatctgctttatgtgtgtgtatgtacatattctttctctgctgtcatgacacacagcagagtttttgctgtttattgtatttatccttttaaaatgctgctactacaactcaaattccccacggggattaataaagtaaatcttaatcttaaatacaTTGCGggaaaataataaacaatgtCATCATCATGTAGCAATGTAGCTAGCTGAAGTCTGTCGACACAGATCAGCAACAACATTCTGACCACTGACAGGTGAtgtgaataacactgattatctggttaccatggcagctgtcagtgtgtcatATTATGCAGCAGTTTTTCTTTGACATCACATGGATGACTGGATATGTATGTGTACCTTTATTTCCACGACAAGGCCAtgtttgtcattgtgtgtgCAGCATTAGCGTGAAGTTTGCAAAGTTACTGCAGCAAGCATTTTAAATGAAACTTCAAATGGCTGCATGAAGCTAAAACAGAGCTGAAGCGGCAACAGTGAGCGAGCTGCATTGAAGCATCAGGAGGAGAGCGTCAGGTGAGGACATCGCACAACCACAGCACTACTGAACCACAGCCACTTACACCACAGCATGCACTGATACACCACACAACTAGCACTACTACTGCTAGATCAGCTGCATACTAATCACACAGCATGCACTGACAAGGGTGGAATCTTTGATCACATCAATCAGggatgtgccccccccccccattagaCTGATGAAGGACTACAGACACTGTGCATGCAGGAGAACACACCACCAGTTGTTTAATGCAGATCTACAGGCCACTGCGAGGAGAGCTGagccctgtgtctgtgtcacacagATAATAAAGTGAGGAAAAGATGTATTACTGGGAAGCTGAGTTATGTCTTATGTCTGCGAGGCTCATTATTTTCAGTTTCTATGATGTGAATGCATTTATTGGTGCCAATTATTTAAAATAGCAATTTGTGcttaattatttaattagaAGAACAGACACAACCTCCAATCCATCAAGACCACACATATTACGGGGcagcagtggtatagcagggttgtccagtaaccggaaggttggtggttcgatcccaactcctccctagtcactgttgtgtgtccttgggcaaggaaCTTCACCCGCATAGCCtgcagtgtactcactggtgtatgccttaagcaatttccccattgtgggactaataaaggtttcgtAATTTAATTTATCACACCAGAAACTGaaaacaatgggcctcaggatgaTGATTGCTGTGATGAGTGGATGTCGATGAAGGTAAACTAATATAGAAATAAAGATCCCTAAAGCAGATGcctcctctgcactgtgtgACATGTAAACACTGGGCCCAGACAGTCCCCTGAGGTAGACCTGAGTGTGATCTGCATCAGGCTggatgagggaggaggagctggctcCCCTGCGGTGTGGGCCGGGCTGAGAGGATCGGGCTGGGTGTACCTAGCAGTGCGGCGGCCTGGCTGCGTCCTCCAAAGCTGCGGCTGAAGGAGCTGTGCCTACTTGCGTAGGAAGCTGGCCGGCTGGGCAGCCAGGGCAGGAGGAAAGCCGGGAGGTCACAGGGTCGTCGTTCCTCCAGCACGAAGGCCACCTCAAACCACTTCCTCTGGAACAGGGCGAAGTCCTCCAGGGCTGCAGTTGACCAGCCTCCCGCTGCCGTGGTGGAGAGCTGTGAGTTCAGGCCTGAGAAAAAGAACATGCTTTGTAATTGGCATATAATTACGTACAGACATAAACACcaactgctctgctctgtgttatTTTACCATCCTTCTCTCCTACTATCCTGTAGAAGTAGAAGCCGTAGATGAAGGTGCGCATGGCGTCTCCTGAAGCGTGGGCCACCAATCCTTCATCAAGCATTttctacacaaacaaacatacacacaacagtgaACTATACACACCTGACCATCAAAAGCTcccaaaataaacagattttTACACAAATCCTGAAAACAGACAAAGATAATAAGCAACAATATTATAATTGCTCATTTATATATTCAGGAAAATGATCTGACACTATGCCGCCCTCTCTTGTTCATTCACAAAGTCTTCTTCTTATCTGTACCTGCATGATATCAATGGCCATCCCCTGTGTGGCCACGCCCTCCACATTGTTGACCAGCCAATGGACAACCTCCGCACTGATAAAGCAGTTGAGAGGCAGCCCCTTCTGCTCTGGAAGCAACTGTACACCTGTGCTGTAGTACCAAAAGACAATATCAAAGAAATGTATCGGGAATTTAACAGAAAATACTGAAGCTAACATGGAAGGttaaatgaaaacagacacagcaCAAGACGCATCTTACGTGGGATGTTTGATGGCCTCCAGGATCTCTAAGAGAgttgaagaggaggacagagagagggctcCTGCTGCGGACTGCCCACTGTGAACACATCACTGATCAGTGCTGAACTATTCATCATTTATTCTCactgaggagacactgaggctgGTCTGAAGCTTCTGACTGTTTCACCTGGTGTCTGTGACGCTGACTGCTGCCTCTCCTGcaggctgtgctgctgctgctgctgctccggcTGAAACTCCAGGCTGGACTCCTTTATCTGCAGCCTCACTGCTTTCAGCAGGCAGCTACACAGAAGTGAGCTGTTTCAGTCAATACACAACAAGAACGCTTTCTTTTTCACATCTAGTGCAATCAGCCATGCAGAAGGTTTAGCTGCCAGAATTTGAGATTCTTGCGGCAATGCCAGTACAGTGGGGGTTTGTGTATATAAACAATTACTTTAAATACTCTAAATTGTTGTGTGATTTCTTGAGTTAAAGCCATGATCTCAGGTCACTTCGTTCCAATTCATCCTTCTGGTCTAAGTGGAAAATTTAAAAAGACAATTAGGCGTAgacaattttaaaaaaaaatgcgaCATGCCTTAGATGTTGCCCCTGTGGAGGTATGATCCTTTATTTCTCAAAGGTGAAATAAAGAATCACAGTATGTGGGGGAAAAACCCTGCTCCACTACAGTGTTTGGTTGTTTAagacagtaaaaacaaatcatcacATTTTTATGTGATTTTTCCTCAGTCAGCACAGCAAACCTACATTTGATTGAATTATGAACTTCCAACTGTGTCTTGAACGCAGCATTAGCACAAAAAGAGGGTGTTTTTTTAGAAGAGCCCACTTCCTATTTATGGCATTGTACCTACGACTAGTCCTCTCTAATGAATGTAGCTAAAAATAACTTCTTACATCTGCTACTGGACAACAAAAGCTAAATTTTATAACATTTATTGGCTAGTACAGTCCTGAttatatatagaaaatataaAATGAAGAAGGATAAACatcctttcttctttcttccaggTGATTTTAAGGTGGTTTTGATGATGTCGCCCTGGCATTCTGCTAattgatgctgattggtcagttcagatgaGGACTGACCTGACTGAACACTGTGACCACTGACAGGTGATGTACATCacactgattatctggttaccatgacACCTGTCAGAGGGTGGGATGTATTAGGATGCAAGTAATCATTCTGTCCCTGAAGCTGGCGTTAGAAGCAGGAAAAACGTGCCGTCACTAAACAGTTATAAAAGAGTATTTTTCTACATTTGAGTGgatacagtgggtacagaaagtattcagacccccttaaatttttCACACATaagttatattgcagccatttgttgAAATCagttaagttcatttttttcctcatgaatgtacacacagcacctatattgacagaaaaacagaattattgacatttttgcagatgtattaaaggtagggtaggagattttgaaaactcagtgagagtcagccagattttgaaagtaaacacacgcccctttctctcagagctcaccctgaagccacgcctcccaaccagtctgtgacttcggccatcatgcacgtacctctctggtgcgcgcagagcaggaagagagtgacaaccagccaactacatgtgcaggtgcgcctcgtaggattggctgatgtttttagcgttttatagcttccacagatgattcatattcttcgttttaaagcgaaactgccgaactaatcggttgctatcggattgtaaagagaagttacactaatttaacaaaaagtgtatcagaatgaaatctcctaccctacctttaaaacagaaaaagtgaaatatgacatggtcctaagtatcagagcctttgctgtgactcatatattgaactcaggtgcgtccatttcttctgatcatccttcacatggttctacaccttcatctgagtccagctgtgtttgatgatactgattggacttgatcaggaaagacacacacctgtctgtataagaccttacaatgaggatcatgaggtcagaggaactgactgaagagctcagagacacaaTTGTGGCCAAGGTTACAGAAacattctgctgcacttaagaTTCCTAAGAGTACAGTGGCCAGACGTTTGGGAGGACCAGAAATCTTCCTAGAGCTGGGCTTTATGGCAGagtgatatttcactttttcttttttttttaaaaatctgcaaaaatgtcaacaattctgtgtttttctgtcaatatgtggtgctgtgtgaacattaatgaggaaaaaaattactcaaatgattttagcaaatggatGCAATATAACAGgtggtctgaatactttctgtacccactgtacatatatttttaatCCCTTAAATCCCTGTTGAAAGCATGATGAAATTTGACAAAATTATTGTTTGTATACTCGATGGTTTTAGACTACATTATCATAGGATTCCACTCCTTCTGTCTTAAGATCGCCCCCTGTGGACAGATGGTCGAATAACAGAAATTTAAAACACTTGTGCAATGTGATTTATATAGTGGTGAGCCTGACTCAGTCTCAGTCATTATTGGCCAACAACTGATACAGTACATGTTCAACATGGTTGCTGATCTAAAAACTTAAGGTTCAGCCTCTCATCCGCATGTATAGATACCACAGGTAAGAAGTGAGAGTCCCTGTTTTACCAACCCAGTGCTACTGTCATGCAGGGAACAGGACGACAGTATGTTAGTATGAGTGACACTGACTACACACTCAGTATAAGTGACTGGATCCAAAGGGGCCCTGCAAGTCAAGAGTCATGTGAATCCCACACAGTGTGTTGCATAGCATGCTCATGCAGTGAAGCACagtaagacaaacacacacaccaaaacacacagcttcaGCTTACTGACCTGAGAGTGATAGATGTAGGAGGAGCGAGGGCTACGTATTAAATCCAAAATAAAGGCAGCGTCCTGTCAGCATACAGGAAGAACATAGCCCAGGATCAAACACCAAAGCCCCGCAGCAGGAACAGAACAGATTCAAAGATAGCAACAGATATCAAAGGGGAGAAACAAAAGCAGAGGCTCCACACCAAAGCACCAGCAATGAAGAACCATTTGTTCAAAAGATCTGGCTGCAGTTTGAAAAGTACACGCGTCAGCAAAGGCTGAATGGCTGAAGCAAATCAACTTATTCTGACACACGAACAGAAAAAACACTTACCTTACGTGGACTGTCTACGTATGAGGGAGCTGTGGCAACATTTGAAGGGTCACTGACAGCTGCTGAGGGTttagcctgctgctgctcctccagtgtcctgacaggaagcagaaataATGCAGTCAAGACTGAGATCCACAGGTCCATGTGGGGTGCAGTGCTAAGAGGAGACTCACTTCTGGTTCTGCTCCATCTCAAGTAGGGCTGATAAAGCTGATGTGCCTTTCTTTCCTTGAGGTGGCGCCACAGGCTCAGTGGGGTACGGAGGGAGCGGACTGGTAACCTGCAGTCCTTTCATTGGTGTGCCCTTCTGctgcatgagagagagaggagacagtgtCCGTTACTGTTCTTCCTGAAGAGACGCTGATGATACACAATAAGTGCTTCATGTACAAAAATGTGTAAACTAGTTCGAGCTCACCCTGATAATCCTGTCAGAGCGATGGCGGCGCCGAATGCGGTTGAGGCCTTCCAGGAAGCGAATGAAGCCATCCAGCAGGACCCAGTCCCCGCTGCTGCACATTCCAGCACCCGCTCCCTCCCCATACACGTCCCAGTGCCCCTCTCCGTCAGCCACCCGCCGAGCCCCTCCAGctggcagcaggaggaagcgGGTCCTCCAAAATTTCAGAGAGTCAATCAAGCTGGAAAGGAAGAACGTGGCAACAAGAATGAATGTCTTCTAGCATTATTTCAATTTACACACAGTAACAATCACATCTGAGTCTCTCTGTGATTGTGACTGCATGTGTACCTGAAGTCCTCAGAGCCAGCAGAGCAGATGTACTGGTCCAGGTAGTTCCACTTGTATTCTTCTAGTCTCTCGTGTCCAAACTCCACCCAGCAGGACACAAACTGGGCTTCAGAGTGTGGAGGACACAGGCTGTAGCTGTACTGAATCTGAGCAGACTCATACGGGTACCTGAAAAATAGACACACATGAGAAGGCAAATTATGTCAGTCTGATTATGTTTTCATAACTATTTCAGCTTTTAGCCAATTATTGCTGCTCTCCGCTTCTTTCAGCTATGTTAACTGACAATTATTTTTTGTATTGCCTGTAGTTTCAGTGTAAACTTCGGCAAACTGGAGGCTCTTATGGGTCTTATTTGACGCATATGTGTCTTTGGTAACTGCacgctttgtgtttgtgtatattgGATGCTGGGATGCACTCACTTTGGCAAGTAGCGAGTCACAGTGATTATCTTGTCTTTGAGGCAGACTTTGTGGAAGGTCCGGCCCATGCTGAGCCAGTaaactgtctcctcctcctctgctcgaCGCAGAGACACCAGCCCTGAAACCAGAAGGAGAAACAGGGCACATATATTTCACAAAGGTGCTGAGgtgagctgctgctttaatagCTATAAGAGACTGAATCTATGAAGTTCTTCATCTCTCCTGAGTCCCTGGGGCTGTAAGTGCAAGTATTTGACCAGGCAGAACACTTTTCAGATCAGTTGTCATTTTAATGCTCTAGTagtctttttaaatgaattctTTATCATCTGTAGCCTCAGGTATACCTTGACCTGCAGAGCTGTTGTTCTAAAATATCTAGCAAAAAGGGCTGTCCTGTACCTAACATGTAACCTTATGCTACTGTAACAATAAGAGAAACGCTATTACAAGCAGCAGCGCCCAAAACCTTCAATTGTCCCATACCTCAGGTCAGCCACATTATTTAAGAAGTTAAGAGCTTCACTGAATAAAAGGAATTAAGCAAACCTGTTTGTTTCATTAGCAGCAGGTTACATTTTGCCACTTTCAATGGCAAGATAAATCTTAGactttatgtttttacataCTACCAACACTCTAATGATGCGAATTGACTTGTTATTTGTCTGTCTTATTGTAAATGAAACGTATATTCCTTTACCTCTGGAGTAAAGAGGACTACTACCAAGAGGCGTGGCCACGGCGGGCTGTGGTTTCCTGTTATTAGGCTGGACGATGATCTGGTAGCCCTGCATCAACCTCTGACAAATAAATTCTTCAAACACCTGAGAGGCACTCATCACTGGAGCTTCATCTTCTCTCCTAAAGGAACAGACAAAAAAGTGAACAGCCAAAATGCAAAATACTGTAGCGTTTGATCTtggttgtgcttttttttcctaatcTAGCCCACCTGTCCAGGTCACTATGTGGCAGCAGGTCATAGCAGCCTTCAGTGTAGTCGTTCTGCAGCGTCTGACGGTCAGGGAAGTAGTCAGTGGTGAGGGGGAGACAAGCCGGTGTGGTCAGAGACTTCCAGTCTACTCCAACTGTGCAACAGAAGCTGGGCACTGTCGGgggtgcagacagcagcagggctTCACACGCacgcaaacacaaaacaaaaaaatccccACGGCAAAGACAAACGCATGTACCCAGAGTGGAGAGATACATGTGTGTTGGGGTGGGGAGAGAtgaaaggaagggaggagatgaagatggaaaagaaagagtgaagaagaaaagaggggaagaaaaaaaaaaacaagagaagtgTTACTTTGACTGGACTGGTCACCCTTGCTGGTGATTCCTGAGGAGCCTGTAGCTGTGAAGCAGTGATCAGACATGCAGATTGTGCCCCTGTGACAGTCACTCTGTGATTGGCAGTGCTCACAAGAAAGTGAAATGTGTGTCCTTGAGTTCAGCAAAGGTGTGAGCTGAGTGGATTTAAGCAGAGAAATTACATCATGCCAACATATGCACCGATTAACATCTCAGTCTGAAATTACGTGTGAAAGATCAGTTTGATAGAAGCACAGATTTTCAGAGATATTGTGGAATGCCATGCAGACGTGAGACATACAGAGAAGCCTCGCAAACAGGTTGTGATGCAGGAAACTTTTTGTGAGGAGAGGATTTTACACCTACACATAGAGCTTTTATAAGAATAACAGGAAAAAGCTCAGATAAAGACAGAGCAAAGTTTGACAGAGAAAGTGAGGGTACAGAGGGACGAGGAGAGGGTAACCCCAAACCACATGACCTGAAAGCGCTGTTTTATCTGTGACCCCTGGATACAGACGACCACTGGAATCCCTTCTCTGCCAAAGCTGAATAAGCCctcacaggtgaaaacaaacacctctgAAGGTTTATTGCCATCATTAGTTTTGAGCCTGGAGTATAACTATGACAATTTGTGAGACTTAAAGTGTTTTGGTTTCTAAAAGGGTAAGACGGACTCACTTGGATCGGTGCCGCTGGGGGAAAAGTCTTGAAAGGAGGAGCCAGTTTTGGTGAGAGTTCCTGTAAAAAGTGCACAATTACAAGAGAAAGAGCAGAACATAGCAGTTACAACTTGATGGTTATATGATTATTTTCACTGTAGCGAGACCTGCTAGttattttctaaataaatacCAGATTTCCAGGGAGCCCATAAATTTATTACTACCACTGTTGTTGCTGCCCGGACTTCCTGTGaactcctccatccctccaccaACGTAAAGACCGTTCTCTCCTGCCTGCCTGGAGGTTGTGCGTCTtcaatgaagacaaaaacaagaagcaTTCATCTTGCTGTCTTGCTGTGCTCCAGTGTGACACGGCGTATGAAGGAAGCATTTGCTCTAACCTTCCAGTGGCCTCGTGATAggccagctccagcagctccgcAGAGGTGTGAGCCGGAtctctctgctggctgcccTGCAGTTCTGCCATGTTCTGTCTGGTCTGATGATGGATCTGGATTGGCTCCCCAGAAGGACCTGAAGAACGACAACACACAGAATGCTCATTGAAAATACCACCTAATTCCTACCATAAAAGCTTTTCCCATTttcatacaaaaacaaacacaatcataATGATAAGTTACCAATAGTGAAAACATGGAAACTCCACAAGCTATAGATATTTAACTGTTTGCATTTCCAGACTCCGGTTTTCAATTAATTCTGCGCaagaaaaaagtgtaaaaagacAGAGTGGCTTAAATCTTGCTgaatttttgtcacatgactaaTGGTTGCAAGTCAGTCGGGGCATCCAAGAGGTTTTTTCAGAGTCTTATAAGAGCAAACTGTTTAGTTTTAGCTGATTTGACATGTAGAAATTGTGATTCTGGCTACACCTAAACCAGCTCAGAGTGTTGGGTTTAACAACACTCACCGACAGGGAAGGTGTGCATCCAGCGGCGGCGGTTGGAGGTGAGCTTCATAGGCATCCTTGATGGGGTGAAGGGGTTTATGAGTGCTCTCTGAGGGGTGTAACCTCCTGGTCGGATAATCAGTGTAGACTCCGCACTTCCCACTGTGAACCTGCCAGGGGCACTGGAGTCCCGCTGAGAGTCGATCATCTTTTCTAACAACTCTgatcaacacaaaaacaagaggAGTGTTGAAAGAGAAGACGCCACGTGCCATGGAGGCTCTGTCCTTCGCGTCACGCAGCACTTACCTCTGGTGCTGGTGTATCCCAAAGAACTGCTGACTTCATACTGAGCAGGAGGCATCCGGGGGATCAGCAGCATGTTGGACACGGGACCCAGACTGTCATCGGAGGCCAGGCTCCGCTGTTCATCTGGTCCTCCTGTGCGAACTGGTGGAGACGCCCCAATACCTGCGCTGACGTCCACTGAGCCCCAGCTCTTCCTCCCAGTCGTCTCTTTGTCTCGACCCATTCTGAATCACACGCAGAATAGGACATGTAGAAGATTCATCTTCTCTTTGGTTTCGTTCCGTGCATGCTGTGAAATACCTGAAGTTAGTGCTCCTCTGAATTCGAGAAGGTCCCGGAAGTCTGAAAACCTGGGCATCATAGGCGTCATAGTCCACCTGGATAGGAAGGCTGTTGTCTGAATCCTTTGGTACACAAAGAGCTGGAAGAGGTCATGGGGGTCACTACCTATTTTATGCTTAAAAGTAATATAAACAGTTAAAGACTTGGCCAAAACTTACTGTGTTCTTTGCTGCTTCTGAATTTTTCTGCATGAAGCTATAAATAAAGGACACTTTAATGAGTTGTTAACATAGGTAATATTTAGTAAAGCTCTAACATGCATGTGATGTGACCGTACCTTACGGCCAGCCAGTTTGATTCGAGGGGTGAAGGAGCTACAAGAATTCTGACTTTTGGAGGTGTAGAAGCTGTGAGCGTGGAAGAAAATGCGATATATAGTTTAACCGCTGCCACCATTACATCTACAGCTGTGACATTGGATGATCTATAATGATCTATTTCTCTTGCCTGTGGTTGATCCAGTGAGGCAGGTTATAGTCATCTCCTACACGAGAGTCTCCAGGTGTCGTCCTGTTGTGCAGCTGAAAGAGGACATGACATACACCATTAGAAACTACATGAGGCCTGGTGCACATACAGAAAGTCATATACTCTAGATGTGTCACCTTGAATAACGGCACTGCGTGCAACGGCTGCTCCCCCATGCACACCAAGTCCACACCAATACCTAGAAGGGAACAGGTACGTCATGAATGTCCCATAATCTCTGTTAACAACAAGGCTGTCTTCATACCTACCGTTATCAATCATGCGCTGTTTGGTGAGAATCATGAGCAGACGGTCGACTTCAAACACTCCAACGCCAGGTGTGATGACCACGGACATCTGGCCAGTGCGGTCGAAGTTACGATTGATGTAGTGCTTGTCAAACACTGGGAGAAATGGTGACTATTAGATTAGGATTAGATTAACATTCTTTTATAGAAGGACACTGTAACTGATCTTTGACCCCTCTTTATCATCATCCAATTCTTTTTGCTCATATACTGTACAAAGCACTGTTTTGTTCCTTGCTAATCTAATTGTGTTGTCCTTAGTTTTAATTTTGATTTCTAATCCTGTTACTTGAGGAGTTTCCTCAAAGTGAATTAAAAACACTTCTTTGCCTTATAATTTGTCATGACATTAGGTCCTGAGGTCAAATAACCCAGACATATAGAAGGCGTTCTAATAATATAAACGAAAGTTCAGAAACAAGACAGCTCATTTAGCAGGCACTTCCTGTATTTCTGTCACATGCACTTTTTACTGTCCAGAGTCTGAATGTGATCTCAGAATCTGAGCAGTTCTGTCACCTAATCATCaccaaattaaataaaacacttcaCCCGGACTACAAACCTCCCAAGGACAAACACAGATTAGTGTGAAAAGATTAGTGGATTCCACTGGATGTCTGCTCAATGTTCTAATACAAGCAGTTACTGTTATGAAAATGTAAATCAACAACACTCATGAGTACATTTCCTCTCCTTTACACTACTTACCATTGAAAGAGAGGTTAATAGCCTCCAGGTAATTTCCCTGAGCAGCAGTGGAGTTGTAACCCACAGGAAAACCATCTGGTGTGACAGAAAGTAACCACAAGATTTTAGCTAGAAGCTAAAAAAATGGTCTGTCAGTCAGAAAAGTGCCTTCCTCTTTTACTACCTGCTTCTTTTAGTCGCACGAGCACGGGATACTGGATGAACAGCTTCTTAATAGTGACTAGCAGTGACGTCCACTCGTCCCGTCTCTCATTCTGAGCCACCACTCTGATTGCAAGAGTCACAAGCTGTAAAATCTGTGATTTTACTGAACGCTGATCATGTCGATGTGCTTACCTGTAGAAGTCTTCGTAAAATCTGCCCTCATGATCCTGTCTGATGGACGATCTCAGAATCTCTGGGAATTCCTCTGAGG
This sequence is a window from Parambassis ranga chromosome 17, fParRan2.1, whole genome shotgun sequence. Protein-coding genes within it:
- the depdc5 gene encoding GATOR complex protein DEPDC5 isoform X7 — its product is MKTNKSYKLVLHKKGFGGSDDELVVNPKVFPQVSLRDIIEIAHPTDEYSPLLLQVKSLKEDLQKETISVDQTVAQAFKLRAYQDVIVNIVDPKEVTLDLVELTFKDQYIGRGDMWRLKKSLVSTCAYVTQKVEFAGIRAQASELWVKGEKVTCGYISEATRVVFRSTSAMVYIFIQMSCEMWDFDIYGDLYFEKAVNGFLSDLFTKWKEKNCSHEVTVVLFSRTFYSAKTLEEFPEILRSSIRQDHEGRFYEDFYRVVAQNERRDEWTSLLVTIKKLFIQYPVLVRLKEADGFPVGYNSTAAQGNYLEAINLSFNVFDKHYINRNFDRTGQMSVVITPGVGVFEVDRLLMILTKQRMIDNGIGVDLVCMGEQPLHAVPLFKLHNRTTPGDSRVGDDYNLPHWINHSFYTSKSQNSCSSFTPRIKLAGRKLHAEKFRSSKEHTLCVPKDSDNSLPIQVDYDAYDAQVFRLPGPSRIQRSTNFRMGRDKETTGRKSWGSVDVSAGIGASPPVRTGGPDEQRSLASDDSLGPVSNMLLIPRMPPAQYEVSSSLGYTSTRELLEKMIDSQRDSSAPGRFTVGSAESTLIIRPGGYTPQRALINPFTPSRMPMKLTSNRRRWMHTFPVGPSGEPIQIHHQTRQNMAELQGSQQRDPAHTSAELLELAYHEATGRRTTSRQAGENGLYVGGGMEEFTGSPGSNNSGTLTKTGSSFQDFSPSGTDPTLLLSAPPTVPSFCCTVGVDWKSLTTPACLPLTTDYFPDRQTLQNDYTEGCYDLLPHSDLDRREDEAPVMSASQVFEEFICQRLMQGYQIIVQPNNRKPQPAVATPLGSSPLYSRGLVSLRRAEEEETVYWLSMGRTFHKVCLKDKIITVTRYLPKYPYESAQIQYSYSLCPPHSEAQFVSCWVEFGHERLEEYKWNYLDQYICSAGSEDFSLIDSLKFWRTRFLLLPAGGARRVADGEGHWDVYGEGAGAGMCSSGDWVLLDGFIRFLEGLNRIRRRHRSDRIIRQKGTPMKGLQVTSPLPPYPTEPVAPPQGKKGTSALSALLEMEQNQKTLEEQQQAKPSAAVSDPSNVATAPSYVDSPRKLPAESSEAADKGVQPGVSAGAAAAAAQPAGEAAVSVTDTSGQSAAGALSLSSSSTLLEILEAIKHPTTGVQLLPEQKGLPLNCFISAEVVHWLVNNVEGVATQGMAIDIMQKMLDEGLVAHASGDAMRTFIYGFYFYRIVGEKDGLNSQLSTTAAGGWSTAALEDFALFQRKWFEVAFVLEERRPCDLPAFLLPWLPSRPASYASRHSSFSRSFGGRSQAAALLAATVPEQKTVTLDVDVNNRSDRTEWCSCYYHGNFSLNSAFEIKLHWMAVTAAVLFEMVQGWHRKAASCGFLLVPVLEVPFAQTSYLYGDPLRAQLFIPLNIQCLLKNSSDNLFEGFEPETYWDRMQLFQEAILYRFGFVHDKFSASTFNFPSENKPQYIHVTGTVFLQLPYSKRKYSSGQQRRRRNSTTSNSQGPFGGEERVGYYWAYNTMLTKAWRTGVLGDEKLADRLLKDFTDFCSNKDNRLLNLWDSCQEKMNASAP